One segment of Anatilimnocola aggregata DNA contains the following:
- the flhA gene encoding flagellar biosynthesis protein FlhA, translating to MSRFSRWQDLILPISLITSLLVILVPLPPEVLDVLLAGNIALSVIVLLTTIYVKTPLEFNVFPSMLLATTLARLVLNVASTRLILSHAGDEGLDAAGGVIRGFGNFVAGDQLVVGIIIFVIIVVIQFMVITKGATRISEVAARFALDGMPGKQMAIDADMNAGIIDEKEAQRRREEIGQQADFYGAMDGASKFVRGDAIAGIIITLVNIVGGFVIGVFQYGMDLSEAAEVFTKLSIGDGLVSQVPAFLISLAAGLLVTRSTQKSDLPVEFLRQILSNPRSLVVAGGFLCILILTSLPTIPLLAIGAGCFGLSLMLTNKAKAEKTRQADQEKTEQQAVKPAEERIEDFLAIDPMEIEIGAALIRLASPKYGGDLLPRITAVRQQVAAEIGIILPKVRIRDNIRLGENQYRIKIAGNPVAAGEAYPGKLLAIDSGVTTGKIPGIETKDPAFQQNAVWIDPGLEERARMLNYTPVEPTAVLATHLQELVRRHADELLTRDAAKHLVDELKKISPAVVDELIPGLMKLHDVQQVLQMLLREEVPIKQLSLILETLGDTAAKTKDAVYLAEYVRHRLARTLCTRYRDHESRLFVLTLDPALEDKIAAGIDHTERGLFVRTPPNTIEKICDKIAAELPKLTRGGHKPIVLVSPQIRAGLKQMTSGNLSRLVVLSFNEITRDTRVEIMGIIPDTDK from the coding sequence ATGTCTCGGTTTTCGCGGTGGCAAGATCTGATTCTCCCGATCTCGTTGATTACGAGCCTGCTCGTAATCCTCGTGCCGTTGCCGCCCGAAGTGCTGGACGTGCTGCTCGCCGGTAACATCGCCCTGTCGGTGATCGTGCTGCTCACGACCATCTATGTAAAGACGCCGCTCGAGTTCAACGTCTTCCCGTCGATGCTGTTGGCGACCACGCTCGCCCGACTGGTGCTAAACGTCGCTTCAACTCGCCTCATTCTCAGTCACGCTGGCGATGAAGGCTTGGATGCTGCGGGAGGGGTGATTCGGGGCTTCGGCAATTTTGTGGCCGGCGATCAATTGGTCGTAGGCATCATCATCTTTGTGATCATCGTGGTCATTCAGTTCATGGTGATCACCAAGGGTGCTACCCGCATCAGCGAAGTGGCCGCGCGGTTCGCCTTGGACGGCATGCCTGGCAAGCAGATGGCCATCGATGCCGATATGAACGCTGGCATCATCGACGAAAAAGAAGCTCAGCGCCGCCGCGAAGAGATTGGGCAACAGGCCGACTTTTATGGAGCGATGGACGGTGCCAGTAAGTTCGTCCGCGGCGACGCCATCGCCGGCATCATCATTACGCTCGTGAATATCGTCGGTGGCTTTGTCATCGGTGTGTTTCAGTACGGTATGGACCTCTCGGAAGCAGCCGAAGTCTTCACCAAGCTTTCGATTGGTGATGGTCTCGTCAGCCAGGTTCCAGCATTCTTGATCTCACTTGCGGCAGGTTTGTTGGTCACCCGTAGCACGCAGAAGAGTGACCTGCCCGTCGAGTTTTTACGACAGATTCTCAGCAATCCGCGCTCGCTGGTGGTCGCTGGCGGCTTCTTGTGCATTTTGATTCTGACGAGTCTGCCGACGATTCCCCTTCTCGCCATTGGTGCCGGGTGTTTTGGTTTGTCGCTGATGCTGACGAACAAAGCCAAGGCTGAAAAGACACGTCAGGCCGACCAGGAAAAAACTGAGCAACAAGCTGTGAAGCCCGCGGAAGAGCGGATCGAAGATTTCCTGGCCATCGATCCGATGGAAATCGAAATCGGAGCGGCCCTCATTCGCCTGGCAAGTCCCAAATATGGTGGCGATTTGTTGCCCCGCATCACTGCGGTTCGTCAGCAGGTGGCGGCCGAAATTGGCATCATTTTGCCGAAGGTCCGTATTCGCGATAACATCCGCCTCGGCGAAAATCAGTACCGCATCAAGATCGCTGGCAATCCAGTGGCAGCTGGCGAAGCGTATCCCGGCAAACTGCTGGCCATCGATTCCGGTGTGACAACTGGCAAGATCCCGGGCATTGAGACGAAGGATCCGGCCTTTCAGCAAAATGCAGTGTGGATCGATCCAGGCTTGGAAGAGCGGGCCCGGATGCTGAATTACACGCCTGTCGAACCGACCGCTGTACTCGCTACGCACTTGCAGGAACTGGTGCGGCGTCATGCCGACGAATTGCTGACTCGCGATGCCGCCAAGCACCTGGTCGACGAGTTGAAGAAGATCAGCCCAGCCGTAGTCGACGAGTTGATTCCCGGCCTGATGAAATTGCACGACGTGCAGCAAGTGCTGCAAATGTTGCTGCGAGAAGAGGTGCCGATCAAGCAGTTGAGCTTGATTCTGGAAACACTGGGCGACACTGCTGCTAAGACCAAAGACGCGGTCTATCTGGCCGAGTACGTTCGTCATCGTCTGGCCCGCACGCTCTGCACGCGCTATCGCGACCACGAAAGCAGATTGTTCGTCTTGACGTTGGACCCCGCGCTCGAAGATAAGATCGCCGCGGGAATCGACCACACCGAACGTGGGCTATTTGTCCGGACGCCGCCGAACACGATCGAGAAGATTTGCGACAAGATTGCTGCCGAACTACCCAAGCTGACGCGTGGCGGCCACAAGCCGATTGTCCTCGTCAGCCCCCAGATTCGCGCGGGTCTTAAGCAGATGACCTCAGGCAACCTGTCTCGCCTGGTGGTGCTGAGCTTTAACGAGATCACTCGCGATACGCGGGTCGAGATCATGGGCATCATTCCCGACACTGACAAGTAG